The genomic segment CCACGACCAGCTTTAAGCGGACCATGTCCAACATCTTTCGAAGATCCAACTCGTCCATCAACCGACCAGAGTTCGACTTCTTGGGCCAAGCCAACGACGCCTCCGAGAGTGCAGTGATTGACTCGACACCTGCCAAGAGCAGTGGCAGACGTTTCTCAATGAACAGATCAAGCAACACCACGAGGTCTAAttcgcctccatcgccgggCTCGCCCGTCGACACCGCCTCATCGTACAAAGAGGCTTCGACCATGCCTTCTCAGGATGActtcaagaagaagaacaggGCCTCGACTGGCTTCACCAGCCTGCGCGGACGCGCTGTCAacttcgtcggcgccaacgTCCCTGGACGGGAAAAGCACGCACCCAAGAAGCCGGTCCCTCTTGGAAGGAGACGCGCCAGCAGTTTCGAAGCTCGCCTCGAAAGCCGTCATCTTGCGCCTGCGTCGGACAATCACTACAAGAACCCCGTCCTGCCGATGCAAGGATCGTCTCCCTGGGCTCAAATGCCCGACGCTGGTGTAGGTGTCAAGGCCCGTCGCATGAGTCTGAGCCTCCCCGATGACTTCCAGGTCGACGTTGTCGAGCTTCTCTCCGAGTTCGAGTACCAGCACAAACTGCTTGGCCGTCACGGCAAGCACCTGGGCAAGGGAGCCACCTCCAAGGTCACAATGATGTGCCGAAAGGGATGCCCGAATGAATTATACGCAGTCAAGGAGTTCAGAggcaagagaaagaaggagacggaggacgAGTACGTCAAGAAGATCAAATCAGAATTCAGTATCGCTAAGAGCCTGCACCACCCCAACATCGTCGAGACGGTTCGTCTTTGCACAGATCACGGACGCTGGAACCACGTCATGGAATACTGTTCGGAAGGTGATCTCTACGGACTCATCGCCAAGCGGTACATGACGGACCCGGCGAGACAGAGTGATCGTCTTTGCTTGTTCAAGCAGCTCATCCAGGGCGTCAACTACCTCCACAGCAACGGCATTGCCCACCGCGACATCAAGTTGGAGAACCTCCTCATTACCAAGGACAGCAAGCTGAAGATCACCGACTTTGGCGTATCAGAAGTCTTTACTGGCCATCACCCCGGCTTCCGGGAAGCCGGTGGGCAGTGCGGTAAGGGCATGTGCGACGAGATCCGCTTGTGCAAGCCCGGAATGTGCGGCAGCGAGCCGTACACGGCACCCGAGGTCATTCTCAAGCAGGATGAGTACGACCctcgcggcctcgacgtgTGGagctccgccgtcgtcatgatTTACCTTACTTTCGGAGGCAACATCTGGAAGAGAGCCGATACCTCGCACGAGGGCTACAGACTTCTTCTCAAGGGATGGGAGAAGTGGGAGGCCAAGCACCCCGACCCCGATGCTCGCATGACGGAAACAGACTACCCTCACTATCCGGCTTTCGACCTGATGGTCTCTCCGCCCGCGCTCCGCCGTGTGCTTCTCATGATGCTCAACCCCAACCCGGCAAAGCGCGCATCCATCTCAGAGATTGCCAATCACCGCTGGGTCAAGAACATCGAATGCTGCCAGCTCGAGAGCTATGACGACCCGGCCaacctcatcgacgccaCCAAGAAAGGGAGTGCACAGCTCAACACTAAGAAAGTGTTCTGCCACAACCACTTGCCACTCGAGAGCCACGGCCACTCACTCGGAAAGATGCCGGGTCAAATGGGTTATTGACTACACCCGGATACGACGATACGACTTTTTACGTGTTTGATTTTCTGCATAGCCACGATTCTATCTTTTGGAGTCGGCTCCATATTATAAGTTTGCAACAGCAAACTCACAACACCAGGCGTTCATAGAGAGGCTGATGCAAAGAGCTTTCCATAAGGCTTGGAATTGTTTTTTTCGGAACGCACACCTGAGAACACTTTGGAGGCAGCAGAGACCGCTGCAACACAGCCCTGCAGTGCGCCATGGGCGCGTATACGCAGTAAGACAAACATTCAGGCTGATGAAGGGGGACATTCAGAATGTGCATCGCCATACATAATCAAACCACCTTCTTTGATAATTCGCACATGCACGCCCGTGTCCCAGAGTCAAACCTACGCTAAGAGGGTGGTGAAAGATGTGCCTGCCTGGGTGCGTAGGCACTAGGAAAAGGGGGAGGACAGGCATTGTGTGAATTGTTGTGTTGTGCGCGCGTGTAAGTAGAGACGCCCAGCATGCTTCAGTAGCTTGGTGTGATAGACAAAAGCTTGGCATTGGTTGGGAGGACACCTTAGCGTCTCTTCAATTCAAAACACTTATATCAAAAGTTGGGCGTCAGCTGGCTTGTCCACGAGGGCTCATACCTCTGTCCGAGTCGCGAGTGCCTTTTGTTTGTAACCCGCCAGGAGGGATTCGCCAAGATGTCTTGATACGACGTATGTGGCTCACCTCATGGAGAGGGCTCGGGAGAGGTTTCCCCCGCAATTAGAGCAGAGATACAGATACAgcaggggaggaggggaggggggaggttggGGCATCCATCTTTCTGCCCGGTAATGCGGGCCAGAGCATGTCAGTCTAGGTGCAACATGCACATCAGCCATCCTGACGTAAATATGGCCTCCGTTTCCGTCCCAGCGGCACAGTGTTACTACGCTTGGCGTCAATTATCgcggaggagatggaggaggaggaggaggaggaggggggggggagaaaacGGTAAGCAGCGCGAGCCAAGTCtggttgtgtgtgtgtggagTGTGTGAGTATGCGACTCAATCAGCCGGACTAAACCGGTTCCAATGAAGCTCGCTTCCGCCCAGAGTTTGCCGTCATTTTTGGGCCAGGTCCAGGAAAGCCTGCTTTTAAGGTAGATGGGGAGATCTAGAAACTGGGACCCCTCGGCAACTGTGTGGTTTGTTGCAGGTACCTATGGAAGGGTTGGTAGTGGTTGTGATGGAcggtggtgacggtggtgaaGCAAAGGCCAAGCAAATCCCGTCAGCCTAGCCCTGTGCGCATCCCACGTTATCTCCAGGGCGATGCGGGGAGGCGTCTCCCGCTCTATTCTCTTgtttctccccttcctttttttcccgGTTCCATTATCTTGGGGAGGGGGCAcaccacccctccctccctcctcatcTCACTCCTGCTATTTCGCCAGTCGTCGTCCGACCTTCGATCGCAGCTGAGAGGGTATCGTGGCTGGTGTAGCATGCGGTGCTTGTTTGGTAGTGGTACGCTGCCTACCTCCTTGGTCTACGATAAAATGGCGGCGAGAGgggagaaagggaggggaggaggcaCTAAAGGTCGCCTTAGCTGCTGGCCCAAATGaccgcccctccccccctccttctcatcGCGTCGTTCACTCACCTAGGCGGTCAGCTAGTCAAAGTGGCGGACGGGGCGTTATGCATGTGCAAAGCGTCGCCGGGCGAGCCAGAAGCGGCCTCTTTGCCCTTAGTCGACCACACCACGAGATGGGAGAGGATTGTGGGACCGAAAGCTGACGGGGGCGTCTTGGCAACGGCTGCTCCCCTTTGCGATGGCCCGCGAAAGGACGGCGGTGTGGATCGCAGAGGATGCAAGTCCGCGGCGGCAAAGGGAACGTCATTCCCTCTCGAGGAACGAcgatggggaggaggagggggggggagggggtgggaagggCCCCTGTGCCGCGTCGACCCTCTCGTGCCTCGGAGGTTTTGCTGACCTTTTCCACGGCAAAAGACGGATACATCGGGATTCGACCTCGTCTGGATCGAGTTTTACGACAGCCAAGATAAGTGGTTGCTGAGAAATCACGGATAAACCGGGTGGGCGTAGGGTACAATGGCAGCTGAGTTACCTATCGTCGTCATCCGGTACCGAAAACGGCCCCAGTCTTTGATCGGCTCCGGGGAGCCGGAGAAAGACGACGGTCGACGCTGCGAGGCTCGATATCGAGCAAGGACTGACATCCAGTCAAGCATTTGCCAAGACGACGGAGGAAACGGGTAGGTCGGCAACAGGCAGAGCAGGGAAGTACGCCACCTGCTTGTCAT from the Colletotrichum destructivum chromosome 10, complete sequence genome contains:
- a CDS encoding Putative serine/threonine-protein kinase, active yields the protein MAAVLTNLAVPQPAPLPQDKQHSEQQNSSSLSSSPRQFPTDLTSPILEEIDESESESPNEPVTPISSGRQSQEFTTLPSQDHHDITLAPESQPTHQVQPAPKPLLVNTAPTPTVSPANSATTPKPANPPAPAEPTPDQEPPPTPLQRRPTRGSTTSFKRTMSNIFRRSNSSINRPEFDFLGQANDASESAVIDSTPAKSSGRRFSMNRSSNTTRSNSPPSPGSPVDTASSYKEASTMPSQDDFKKKNRASTGFTSLRGRAVNFVGANVPGREKHAPKKPVPLGRRRASSFEARLESRHLAPASDNHYKNPVLPMQGSSPWAQMPDAGVGVKARRMSLSLPDDFQVDVVELLSEFEYQHKLLGRHGKHLGKGATSKVTMMCRKGCPNELYAVKEFRGKRKKETEDEYVKKIKSEFSIAKSLHHPNIVETVRLCTDHGRWNHVMEYCSEGDLYGLIAKRYMTDPARQSDRLCLFKQLIQGVNYLHSNGIAHRDIKLENLLITKDSKLKITDFGVSEVFTGHHPGFREAGGQCGKGMCDEIRLCKPGMCGSEPYTAPEVILKQDEYDPRGLDVWSSAVVMIYLTFGGNIWKRADTSHEGYRLLLKGWEKWEAKHPDPDARMTETDYPHYPAFDLMVSPPALRRVLLMMLNPNPAKRASISEIANHRWVKNIECCQLESYDDPANLIDATKKGSAQLNTKKVFCHNHLPLESHGHSLGKMPGQMGY